A window of the Desulfobacula toluolica Tol2 genome harbors these coding sequences:
- a CDS encoding reverse transcriptase domain-containing protein, whose protein sequence is MRQLSLFADERSLFEKLCDQGDLLTGFEAVKRNGGAPGVDGVTVAEFESRIDEELTQLSKDLKSWCYKPSPVKRVEIPKPGNTGVRLLGIPCIRDRVVHATMKHLLEPIIDPTFSDNSYGFRPGYSPQKAVEAAQKIVKSGKEYVVDIDLSKFFDRVNHDRLICLLSGHVSDKRILRIIGIILRSGVMINGTTRKWDIGYIRRPHLI, encoded by the coding sequence ATGAGACAACTTAGCCTGTTCGCCGATGAAAGAAGTCTCTTCGAGAAATTGTGTGATCAGGGAGACCTGTTGACCGGTTTCGAGGCAGTGAAAAGGAACGGCGGGGCACCAGGTGTTGATGGTGTAACCGTTGCAGAATTTGAAAGCCGAATAGATGAAGAGCTGACCCAGCTGAGTAAGGACCTTAAAAGCTGGTGTTATAAACCAAGCCCGGTGAAACGGGTGGAAATACCAAAACCAGGTAATACCGGTGTTCGCTTGCTGGGGATTCCCTGTATTCGGGACAGGGTTGTGCATGCCACGATGAAGCACCTTCTGGAACCGATAATTGATCCCACATTTTCTGATAACAGCTATGGTTTTCGTCCCGGCTACAGTCCGCAAAAGGCGGTTGAAGCGGCACAAAAGATAGTTAAAAGTGGAAAAGAATATGTGGTGGATATTGACCTGTCTAAATTTTTTGATCGAGTTAATCATGACCGACTCATTTGTCTGCTTTCGGGCCACGTGTCAGATAAGCGCATTCTGCGCATAATCGGCATCATCTTGAGAAGCGGTGTGATGATAAATGGAACCACCAGAAAGTGGGATATAGGTTATATTCGTAGACCACACCTGATTTGA
- a CDS encoding LysR family transcriptional regulator, whose translation MLNLHQLRCFYEVAKNLNFSRAADNLFISQPAVSAQIKLFEESFNLKVFSRVKGEIHLTEEGEKIFTYASRIFELERQLENKINGIHKFKKISLRIGTTKTYARFLMPIILKPFLDAFPEVTIDLDEGSSLNISNSLINFRNSLTIISKVEENSDLIFRPLMFEKVVLIASPTHPLSKKTGILLKEIENWPIIMKESGSGTYKIVMKSISKNGLNLNIFAKTSNMDFIKEHVKNGQIISFVVKASVKKEIDEGSLIVIPIKNHKFLLDIYIVYLRNYELPQASKIFLEHIDEYIQPWLEDNSIVDPNVKTVFHSI comes from the coding sequence ATGCTTAACTTACATCAACTAAGATGCTTTTATGAAGTTGCTAAAAATCTTAATTTTTCTCGTGCAGCAGATAATTTGTTTATAAGCCAGCCAGCTGTTTCAGCGCAAATAAAACTTTTTGAGGAATCTTTTAATCTAAAGGTTTTCAGCAGAGTCAAAGGAGAGATCCACCTTACTGAAGAGGGAGAAAAAATATTCACATATGCTTCAAGAATATTTGAACTGGAGCGACAATTAGAAAATAAAATTAACGGGATCCATAAATTTAAGAAGATTTCCCTTCGCATAGGCACTACAAAAACATATGCACGATTTCTGATGCCCATTATATTAAAACCATTTTTAGACGCCTTTCCTGAAGTAACAATAGATTTAGATGAAGGAAGTTCATTAAATATAAGCAACAGCTTGATAAATTTTAGAAATTCACTGACCATTATAAGCAAAGTTGAGGAAAATTCCGATCTGATCTTCAGACCACTTATGTTTGAAAAGGTTGTTTTAATAGCATCTCCTACCCATCCTTTATCCAAAAAAACAGGAATTCTTTTAAAAGAAATTGAAAATTGGCCAATCATAATGAAAGAATCCGGTTCGGGTACATATAAAATTGTAATGAAGAGTATTTCCAAAAATGGTTTAAACTTAAATATCTTTGCTAAAACAAGTAACATGGACTTTATAAAGGAACATGTAAAAAATGGACAAATAATCTCATTTGTTGTAAAAGCCTCAGTTAAAAAGGAAATTGACGAGGGTTCATTAATAGTTATTCCCATTAAAAATCACAAATTTTTGTTAGATATTTATATCGTTTACCTGCGAAATTACGAACTTCCACAGGCTTCAAAAATATTTTTAGAGCACATTGATGAATACATTCAGCCATGGCTTGAGGACAATAGTATAGTGGACCCCAATGTCAAGACAGTTTTTCATTCAATTTAA
- a CDS encoding IS1380 family transposase, translated as MTQGVLPFKYEEEKSQTGITALASLPVYLDLAKVIGLSKSIQKHLKIRENSQGWTDPQMVLSLVLLNLAGGDCVEDLKILEADEGFCEILRKSEMQGLKRKVRRALERRWRKEKKRSVPSPSAAFRYLSEFHDTEQEKTRDQTKIKAFIPRPNDHLKGLVQINKDMCAGLNTVNPKKTATLDMDATLIESSKQNARYCYKGFKSYQPLNTWWYEQGVILHTEFRDGNVPAGFEQLRVFKKSLDCLPENVEKIKLRSDTAGYQHDLLKYCETGESERFGRIEFAIGCDVTRSFKIAVAQVPDSEWQPIYKDKNGKRMKTGSEWAEVCFVPNELCHSKNAPEYRYLAKRQLLEEQSPLPGMEDPKLPLPFPTMQMVEKRYKVFGVVTNIGYEEMNGEDLIHWLHERCGKSEEVHAVMKDDLAGGKLPSADFGENAAWWWIMILALNLNVMMKKLALDPSMEATRMKRIRFSIINIPGRIIKRSRNLFLRLSKGHPSYVVLVEARKRIAMLNGVWEPSG; from the coding sequence ATGACACAAGGCGTGCTACCATTCAAGTATGAAGAAGAAAAATCTCAAACCGGCATTACAGCTTTGGCAAGCTTGCCGGTCTATCTTGACCTGGCCAAGGTAATCGGATTATCCAAGTCCATTCAAAAGCATTTAAAGATAAGAGAGAATTCCCAGGGCTGGACCGATCCCCAAATGGTTTTGTCGCTGGTGCTACTCAATCTTGCCGGCGGTGATTGCGTTGAAGATTTAAAAATACTGGAGGCGGATGAGGGCTTTTGCGAAATACTGCGTAAATCTGAAATGCAAGGTCTAAAACGTAAAGTACGCAGAGCCCTGGAACGGAGGTGGCGCAAAGAGAAAAAACGTTCTGTTCCATCACCATCTGCGGCTTTCAGATATCTATCCGAATTCCATGACACTGAACAGGAAAAAACCCGTGACCAGACAAAGATAAAGGCATTCATTCCCAGACCCAATGATCATTTAAAGGGTCTGGTACAAATAAACAAAGATATGTGTGCCGGCCTTAACACGGTGAATCCGAAAAAAACGGCCACATTGGATATGGATGCCACCCTGATTGAATCCAGCAAACAGAATGCCCGTTATTGCTATAAAGGATTCAAATCCTATCAGCCGTTGAATACCTGGTGGTATGAGCAGGGTGTCATCCTGCATACAGAATTTCGTGACGGTAATGTTCCCGCCGGCTTTGAGCAATTAAGGGTTTTCAAAAAATCCTTGGACTGCCTTCCGGAAAATGTGGAAAAAATAAAACTTAGATCAGATACGGCAGGATACCAGCACGACCTTTTAAAATACTGTGAGACAGGCGAAAGTGAGCGTTTCGGCAGAATTGAATTTGCAATAGGGTGCGACGTAACCCGATCATTCAAAATTGCTGTGGCTCAAGTCCCTGATTCTGAGTGGCAACCAATTTATAAAGATAAGAATGGCAAACGGATGAAGACCGGCAGTGAGTGGGCGGAAGTTTGTTTTGTTCCCAATGAGCTGTGCCACAGTAAAAATGCACCTGAATACAGGTATCTTGCCAAACGGCAACTTCTTGAGGAACAATCGCCTTTACCCGGCATGGAAGATCCAAAGCTTCCCCTTCCTTTTCCCACCATGCAAATGGTGGAAAAAAGATATAAGGTCTTTGGCGTTGTGACCAATATAGGCTATGAGGAAATGAACGGAGAAGACCTGATTCATTGGCTTCATGAACGATGCGGCAAAAGTGAAGAGGTTCATGCGGTGATGAAAGACGACTTGGCCGGAGGAAAACTGCCGTCTGCAGATTTTGGAGAGAATGCAGCGTGGTGGTGGATCATGATATTGGCCCTGAATCTAAATGTGATGATGAAAAAATTAGCATTGGATCCGTCCATGGAAGCTACACGGATGAAACGGATCCGGTTCTCGATCATAAATATCCCGGGCAGGATAATCAAACGTTCCCGCAATCTGTTTTTGCGTTTATCCAAAGGCCACCCATCATATGTGGTTCTAGTCGAGGCACGCAAACGGATTGCAATGCTCAACGGTGTTTGGGAGCCTTCAGGATAA
- a CDS encoding Tn3 family transposase produces MIPQSVWKVRKKELLQRAGLEGFESFQELEPELKKALKAQYRTTNKNIDSGKNPYAKVDDKGKLKVSTPKVEKDVSYTVTDLFPKNRFISLFEVLTTVNRLSNFSDCFEHWQIKHNREKPEEKTFFAGVMGYGCNLGIRKIARISRNINQNELENTVNWYFTNENLIQANDRILKLSERLQLLSLFKKESAKTGSTPFFWRFLARNGYCLNILDLPSIF; encoded by the coding sequence TTGATTCCGCAGAGTGTCTGGAAAGTAAGAAAAAAAGAGCTGCTTCAGCGAGCAGGACTTGAGGGCTTTGAAAGTTTCCAGGAACTGGAACCTGAATTGAAAAAAGCGCTTAAAGCCCAGTACCGGACAACCAATAAAAACATCGATTCCGGAAAAAACCCATACGCAAAAGTTGACGACAAGGGAAAGCTGAAGGTTTCAACACCGAAGGTGGAAAAAGATGTGTCATATACGGTAACCGATCTGTTTCCCAAAAACCGGTTTATTTCCCTTTTTGAAGTACTGACGACGGTCAACCGGCTCTCGAACTTTTCGGACTGTTTCGAGCACTGGCAAATCAAGCATAACCGGGAAAAGCCCGAAGAAAAGACCTTCTTTGCAGGCGTTATGGGTTACGGCTGTAATCTCGGTATCCGCAAAATTGCCAGAATTTCCCGCAACATCAATCAGAACGAACTCGAGAATACCGTGAACTGGTATTTCACCAACGAAAATCTGATTCAGGCAAACGATCGAATACTGAAACTAAGTGAGAGACTTCAACTCCTGAGCCTTTTTAAAAAAGAAAGTGCCAAAACCGGGTCAACCCCTTTTTTCTGGAGATTTTTAGCTCGTAATGGTTATTGCCTTAATATACTTGACTTGCCTTCAATTTTTTAA
- the idi gene encoding isopentenyl-diphosphate Delta-isomerase, which yields METVQEFVVLVDEQDRQIGIQAKQDVHSHNTPLHRAFSLFLFNPENRLLLQQRARIKKTWPLVWSNSCCGHPEPGESYEHAVIRRARFELGINVQKLHKISDYRYCFSKNGIVENEICPIFSGYYDGDVQPNQEEVESVKWIDWEAWVDETRRFPHRYSPWCIEETGIMASMDSFWSLGKIKQIGENPHRSRQCQRMLGAFYFL from the coding sequence ATGGAAACCGTTCAGGAATTTGTCGTTCTGGTCGATGAACAGGACCGGCAGATCGGCATCCAGGCCAAACAGGATGTCCATTCCCACAACACCCCCCTGCACAGGGCATTTTCACTGTTTTTGTTCAATCCGGAGAATCGCCTTCTTTTACAACAGCGGGCCCGCATTAAAAAAACCTGGCCTCTGGTGTGGTCCAACTCCTGCTGCGGACATCCCGAACCTGGAGAGTCTTATGAGCATGCAGTAATCAGAAGGGCACGTTTTGAACTTGGGATAAATGTGCAAAAACTGCACAAAATCAGCGACTACCGATATTGTTTTTCAAAAAACGGCATTGTTGAAAATGAAATCTGCCCCATTTTCAGCGGATATTATGACGGCGACGTTCAGCCTAACCAGGAGGAAGTGGAATCCGTAAAATGGATCGACTGGGAAGCATGGGTTGATGAAACAAGGCGCTTTCCCCACCGGTATTCTCCCTGGTGTATTGAAGAAACCGGCATCATGGCTTCAATGGATTCTTTTTGGTCGTTGGGTAAAATTAAACAAATAGGGGAAAATCCCCATAGAAGTCGGCAATGTCAACGAATGTTGGGTGCATTTTACTTTCTTTAG
- a CDS encoding UbiX family flavin prenyltransferase, whose protein sequence is MKKRIVIGLAGASGIIYGVKMLEYLREMDYETHLIISEAGKLNIRIETDYKPEDVAAMADFTYDHKNVAAAPASGSFLTEGMVVVPCTVKTLSGIANSYTENLLVRAADVSLKEKRKLVLVVRETPLHKGHLRLMSQAADVGAHILPPVPSFYHMPKTIDDIIDQTIGKVFDYMGIQHNLFKRWGENSSRGKIPSRHPQKPVVIGV, encoded by the coding sequence ATGAAAAAAAGAATTGTTATAGGTCTTGCAGGGGCAAGTGGTATTATTTATGGTGTAAAAATGCTTGAATATCTGAGAGAAATGGATTACGAAACTCATCTGATCATTTCTGAAGCTGGAAAACTCAATATCCGGATTGAAACAGATTACAAACCCGAAGATGTAGCAGCCATGGCAGATTTTACATATGACCACAAGAATGTAGCTGCTGCACCAGCGAGCGGTTCTTTTTTGACCGAAGGCATGGTGGTGGTGCCTTGCACGGTAAAAACGCTCTCCGGAATTGCCAATTCCTATACTGAAAATCTTCTGGTTAGAGCAGCGGATGTTTCTCTTAAAGAAAAGCGGAAACTTGTTTTGGTGGTTCGAGAAACTCCACTACATAAGGGGCATTTGAGATTGATGAGCCAAGCGGCTGATGTAGGTGCCCACATTCTTCCCCCTGTCCCATCATTTTATCACATGCCCAAAACTATTGATGATATCATTGATCAAACCATTGGAAAGGTTTTTGATTACATGGGCATCCAACATAATCTTTTCAAACGCTGGGGAGAAAACAGCAGCCGGGGTAAAATTCCCAGTCGCCATCCTCAAAAACCGGTTGTTATAGGAGTCTGA
- a CDS encoding universal stress protein: MASKVKKMIFATDLSMGARYAFKHAVDIAVHLNAVITVLHVIENIPNELEFVDLIGEKKWKELRKKRYQDARDVLIDKKTERRLIEKTLKQLCTNMQNESAMPSELVEIEVKYGDTAKLIIDQVENGNCDMIVLAYHYRNLIKEVLPGQVTRKVLKHAKIPILLIPISHAG, encoded by the coding sequence ATGGCTTCAAAAGTTAAAAAAATGATTTTTGCAACGGATCTATCGATGGGAGCACGTTACGCTTTCAAACATGCAGTGGACATTGCCGTTCATCTGAATGCCGTAATCACCGTTCTGCATGTTATTGAGAATATTCCGAACGAATTAGAATTTGTAGATCTTATTGGTGAAAAAAAATGGAAAGAATTAAGGAAAAAGCGCTACCAGGATGCTAGAGATGTTTTAATTGACAAAAAAACAGAAAGAAGATTAATTGAAAAAACCTTAAAACAATTGTGTACCAACATGCAGAACGAATCCGCTATGCCCTCGGAACTAGTTGAAATTGAAGTGAAGTATGGCGATACAGCGAAGCTAATTATCGATCAAGTGGAAAATGGTAATTGTGATATGATAGTTCTGGCTTATCATTATCGAAATTTAATCAAAGAAGTTTTACCTGGTCAAGTTACAAGGAAAGTGTTGAAACATGCTAAAATACCAATTTTACTAATACCTATTTCTCATGCTGGATAA
- a CDS encoding YbhB/YbcL family Raf kinase inhibitor-like protein, giving the protein MFTLKSKVFRDSGKIPEKYAEKNSISPPVYWENIPQGTKSFALAVTDPDLPQEIGFPRVFAHWLIYNIPSSISGLLEGTSPDGELPDGSKELNSDFFTFNIPGYNKGYGGPWPPDSAHRYVFTLYALKEEKIDIPESGDYFDFVNAVLPNTITTAVLIGYYGPAVNPLPKE; this is encoded by the coding sequence ATGTTTACATTAAAATCTAAAGTATTTAGGGACAGTGGTAAAATTCCAGAAAAATATGCTGAAAAGAACAGTATTTCCCCGCCAGTATATTGGGAAAACATCCCACAGGGAACTAAAAGTTTTGCTTTGGCGGTCACTGATCCTGATCTACCACAAGAGATTGGATTTCCAAGAGTTTTTGCCCATTGGCTTATTTATAATATTCCTTCTTCCATTAGCGGATTGCTTGAAGGTACTAGTCCAGATGGAGAATTGCCTGACGGGTCAAAAGAATTGAATAGCGATTTTTTTACCTTTAATATACCAGGATATAATAAGGGATACGGCGGGCCATGGCCACCGGATTCCGCTCATAGATATGTGTTTACGCTTTATGCGCTAAAAGAGGAAAAGATCGATATACCAGAATCGGGAGATTATTTTGATTTTGTAAATGCTGTCCTGCCAAATACAATAACAACTGCCGTTTTGATAGGATACTATGGACCTGCAGTGAATCCGCTGCCAAAAGAATAA
- a CDS encoding TRAP transporter permease, which translates to MNNGIKKFANIIAIFTAIYHIYIGFFGIEKPLAYYSVTVSLFLCLTFLYFPLNSKEKYIGIFDIIPSVLSLLIGVYLCINYDEISIRPTMIGEVSTIEFILGIFAILLVLEATRRTIGMSLVWIAVISLIYCYVGKYIPGMFGHSGFTIKDIVESMYLTLDGIYGKPIAVVATLVIQFILFGAFLESSGAATFFVDISMSLVGRMKGAAGHIGTVAAALFGMMIGSPTATTVAVGSFSIPMMKKTGFSSTFSGAITAVSSTGSALVPPVMGTAVFLMAEITGIPYADICVAAIFPAVLYFLSCTLMIYFEASKKGIEGYKKENLPSFFKTLPISTQYIIPIALLIILLMRGFPPAYAAIVASFFIYLASFLRKKTRITFSKLCDTMVATSKTSIAVMTSCASAGIVVGAIMLTGLGGKFASIVIALSQQNLILALILTMTAALILGMGMPLPVVYILVAVLCGPAIVSLGIPIIAAHLFLVYFACISALTPPVAVASYAASAISGGNPLKTGFAGFKYAIAGFIIPYVMVYNQSILLIGSFKAVLFAVISATIGIFALSAAISKWVFTRLTLVEQLFLFLTGILLIFPGWLTDTIGIGILIPILFINYYKNKTKSISKHIPENV; encoded by the coding sequence ATGAACAATGGAATAAAGAAATTTGCAAATATTATCGCAATATTCACCGCAATATATCACATATATATTGGATTTTTCGGGATAGAAAAGCCTTTGGCTTATTATTCAGTAACAGTTTCTTTATTCCTCTGCCTCACGTTTTTGTATTTTCCATTAAATAGCAAGGAAAAATATATTGGAATCTTCGATATAATTCCATCGGTTCTATCCTTATTGATTGGAGTTTATCTTTGCATTAACTATGATGAAATATCGATTCGTCCTACAATGATAGGAGAAGTTTCAACGATTGAATTTATTCTAGGAATTTTTGCAATTCTACTGGTGCTTGAAGCAACAAGAAGAACCATAGGAATGTCACTCGTATGGATTGCAGTAATTTCTCTTATCTACTGTTATGTAGGGAAATATATCCCGGGCATGTTCGGCCATAGCGGATTCACGATCAAAGATATTGTTGAATCAATGTATCTCACCCTTGATGGAATTTATGGTAAGCCAATAGCCGTAGTGGCAACCCTAGTGATTCAATTTATACTTTTTGGAGCCTTTCTTGAGAGTTCGGGAGCAGCAACTTTTTTCGTAGACATTTCAATGTCTTTAGTTGGACGAATGAAAGGAGCCGCAGGCCATATAGGTACCGTTGCTGCGGCGTTGTTTGGAATGATGATTGGCAGCCCCACAGCAACTACGGTTGCTGTGGGTTCCTTTAGTATTCCCATGATGAAAAAGACAGGTTTCAGTTCAACTTTTTCAGGAGCGATTACTGCCGTTTCCAGTACAGGATCTGCGCTAGTGCCACCTGTTATGGGTACAGCCGTGTTTCTTATGGCAGAAATAACAGGGATTCCATATGCAGATATTTGTGTCGCGGCCATTTTCCCAGCAGTCCTATACTTCTTGTCCTGTACTTTGATGATTTATTTTGAAGCAAGCAAAAAAGGCATTGAAGGGTATAAAAAGGAAAATCTGCCAAGCTTCTTTAAAACGCTTCCTATCAGTACACAATATATAATACCCATTGCTTTGTTGATCATTTTATTAATGCGAGGCTTTCCACCTGCATATGCGGCAATCGTGGCATCTTTTTTTATATATCTGGCAAGTTTCTTACGAAAGAAAACACGAATAACTTTTTCCAAACTTTGTGACACAATGGTCGCAACTTCAAAAACTTCGATTGCTGTTATGACATCTTGTGCATCTGCTGGCATCGTCGTCGGCGCAATAATGTTAACAGGGTTGGGTGGCAAATTTGCCAGTATCGTTATTGCATTATCTCAGCAGAATTTAATATTAGCTCTCATTTTGACAATGACGGCCGCTCTAATTCTTGGTATGGGTATGCCCTTGCCAGTGGTTTATATTCTAGTTGCTGTTTTGTGCGGTCCAGCAATAGTCTCTCTTGGTATTCCTATTATTGCAGCACATCTGTTTCTCGTGTATTTCGCATGCATCTCTGCACTCACACCACCAGTAGCTGTCGCGTCCTATGCAGCATCTGCAATATCAGGAGGCAATCCTCTGAAAACTGGATTTGCGGGATTTAAATATGCTATCGCAGGATTTATCATACCGTATGTAATGGTTTATAATCAGTCCATACTTTTGATAGGGAGTTTTAAAGCCGTATTATTTGCAGTAATTTCTGCTACCATAGGTATTTTTGCGCTTTCTGCAGCAATATCAAAGTGGGTATTTACAAGATTGACGCTCGTAGAGCAGCTATTTCTTTTTTTAACTGGGATTTTGCTTATTTTTCCGGGTTGGTTAACGGATACTATAGGAATTGGCATATTGATTCCGATATTATTTATTAATTATTATAAAAATAAAACAAAATCTATATCCAAACATATTCCTGAAAATGTCTAA
- a CDS encoding TAXI family TRAP transporter solute-binding subunit, with protein MKVNLLKHFFKSSSFLLFMFFMTCCVTIQSTYVFANENPIKLSISGGTAGGAWSAVTEGIAEVLRKKLPAGSTVSTTTGTDATNPLRINKGVSDFAIGVSSTVLSASKGEKPFKKICPNIRAITSLFDEPFQFVILKKTGITSFEDIKVKHFPLKHSPNKNGSFMEILCEAMFKLYGYDYQEIRKWKGNIYYNSYSQSINLLRGGTLYSLSGCSPVPTTKFMELSSTHDITILPLSDEIINSLNNKYRTTKTIIPSSAYKFLDTDIKTVASRNIFMCRADLDESVVYNIVKAIHENINYLETVHIAMKDLNPKFMSDTGGVQLHPGAKKYYREIGAID; from the coding sequence ATGAAAGTCAATCTTTTGAAACATTTTTTTAAATCATCGAGTTTCCTTTTATTTATGTTTTTCATGACATGTTGTGTTACAATTCAATCTACTTATGTTTTCGCAAATGAAAATCCAATAAAATTATCCATCAGTGGGGGAACTGCTGGAGGAGCATGGTCAGCTGTAACAGAAGGTATTGCGGAAGTTCTAAGAAAAAAATTGCCGGCGGGCTCTACAGTTTCTACAACGACCGGTACGGATGCAACAAATCCCTTACGAATAAATAAAGGGGTTTCTGATTTTGCCATCGGAGTATCATCCACTGTCCTGAGTGCTTCTAAAGGTGAAAAGCCTTTTAAAAAAATATGCCCCAACATTAGAGCAATCACCAGCCTCTTCGATGAGCCCTTTCAATTTGTTATTCTTAAAAAAACAGGGATAACAAGCTTTGAAGATATCAAGGTAAAACATTTTCCTCTTAAACATTCTCCAAATAAAAATGGGTCGTTTATGGAAATTTTATGCGAGGCTATGTTCAAACTTTACGGTTATGATTATCAAGAAATCAGGAAGTGGAAAGGCAATATTTATTATAACAGCTACAGTCAATCAATAAATTTGTTAAGAGGAGGCACACTATACTCTTTAAGTGGTTGCAGTCCTGTTCCTACCACAAAATTTATGGAACTATCTAGTACTCATGACATAACCATACTTCCTCTGAGTGACGAGATAATTAATTCATTAAACAACAAATATCGCACTACAAAAACAATTATTCCATCGAGCGCCTATAAATTTCTTGATACGGATATAAAGACGGTTGCTTCAAGAAATATTTTCATGTGCAGAGCCGATCTCGATGAATCAGTTGTCTACAATATTGTTAAGGCGATCCATGAAAATATTAATTATTTGGAAACTGTTCATATCGCAATGAAGGATTTAAATCCGAAATTTATGTCAGATACAGGAGGCGTTCAACTACACCCTGGTGCAAAAAAATATTACAGGGAAATAGGAGCGATAGATTAA
- a CDS encoding class I adenylate-forming enzyme family protein: protein MSEEIPKKMKLNEPEPKYESWHSIIENNAKNLGHKIFIESLDQNKKISFHKMNEYCNKVANFLKSQKLLKSDKVALIGKNSIENMIIYFGVLKYGAILLPIFSEESQDNLHRILRLAQIKLVLYDSDLNLDKKNGPPVQWISFSEFFENDSAECEFSEHLKDQSVTFNDHLGDRNDIAEIVYTSGTTELPKGIFISRDVLFYMVEEISKRTGITEKDCVLEYRAYNWLSSQLLTILTSMMKGNSLFFGKKFSLSNFPNWLKENNITVSSGVPAVLSMMVNKPVSLCKEDVPNLRFITSSSAPLPMETQLKFEEMYGIPIVQGMGMSEAGWMLFNPPERKKRGSVGLPLKYKEVFFVKNNGLRCEPGEIGEMRIKGKTMGLSYLNGDGSIEEFSKEGFATGDLGFMDEEGYIYIKGRKKELIIRGGINISPLEITACLLTHPEISEAATIGIPDKIYGEEVFSFVVLKNGSKADEADIIAYCKTTLPDFKIPKNILFIPEIPKTQRGKIAKKDLLKLFEEYMN from the coding sequence ATGAGTGAGGAGATTCCTAAAAAAATGAAATTAAACGAGCCTGAGCCTAAATATGAAAGCTGGCACAGTATAATTGAAAATAACGCCAAGAATTTAGGTCACAAAATTTTTATCGAAAGTTTAGATCAAAATAAGAAAATAAGCTTTCATAAAATGAATGAATATTGCAACAAAGTAGCCAATTTTTTAAAAAGCCAAAAATTGTTGAAAAGCGATAAAGTCGCGTTGATCGGTAAAAACTCGATAGAAAATATGATTATCTATTTTGGCGTATTAAAATATGGAGCTATCCTCCTTCCCATTTTTTCAGAAGAGAGCCAAGATAATCTCCACCGAATTTTACGCCTCGCACAGATAAAGCTCGTTCTTTACGATAGTGACTTGAATCTTGATAAGAAAAACGGCCCCCCCGTACAATGGATTTCTTTTTCTGAATTTTTCGAAAATGATTCTGCAGAATGCGAGTTTTCTGAGCATTTAAAAGACCAATCCGTTACATTTAACGATCATCTCGGAGATAGAAATGATATTGCTGAGATTGTATACACTTCAGGCACCACAGAACTGCCTAAAGGCATTTTTATTTCTCGGGATGTATTGTTTTACATGGTGGAAGAAATATCGAAAAGAACAGGAATTACTGAAAAAGATTGTGTTTTAGAATACAGGGCATACAATTGGCTTTCTTCACAGCTCCTGACCATTCTTACAAGTATGATGAAGGGCAATTCCCTATTTTTCGGGAAGAAATTCTCACTGAGCAATTTTCCGAATTGGCTGAAAGAAAACAACATCACCGTTTCATCGGGCGTGCCAGCAGTTTTGAGTATGATGGTAAACAAGCCAGTGTCTTTGTGCAAGGAGGATGTGCCTAATTTGCGATTCATCACATCCAGTTCTGCCCCGCTGCCTATGGAAACGCAGCTCAAGTTTGAAGAAATGTACGGGATCCCCATAGTGCAGGGAATGGGCATGAGTGAAGCAGGATGGATGCTTTTTAATCCTCCAGAGAGAAAGAAAAGAGGCTCCGTCGGTTTGCCTCTCAAATACAAAGAAGTCTTCTTTGTAAAGAACAATGGCCTCAGGTGCGAACCAGGTGAAATTGGTGAAATGAGGATAAAAGGAAAGACGATGGGCTTAAGCTATCTTAATGGAGATGGCAGCATTGAAGAATTTTCTAAAGAAGGTTTTGCTACTGGAGATCTTGGTTTCATGGATGAGGAAGGTTATATTTATATCAAGGGACGAAAAAAAGAACTGATTATACGAGGTGGTATAAATATATCTCCTTTGGAAATCACTGCCTGCCTACTGACTCATCCGGAAATAAGTGAAGCAGCAACCATCGGAATCCCGGATAAAATCTATGGTGAAGAGGTTTTTTCCTTTGTGGTTCTCAAAAACGGTTCAAAGGCAGACGAAGCTGATATTATCGCTTACTGTAAAACAACATTACCCGACTTTAAAATTCCGAAAAACATACTATTTATCCCTGAAATTCCAAAAACGCAAAGAGGAAAAATAGCAAAAAAGGATCTTCTGAAATTATTTGAGGAATATATGAATTGA